A genomic region of Aspergillus oryzae RIB40 DNA, chromosome 1 contains the following coding sequences:
- a CDS encoding proteasome assembly chaperone 4 family protein (predicted protein) has product MAVKAQKSEEWARSVWRGTKSGTSNISLINPSKTDINNHIKREYFGSKRRSLFHSANRKEIPNRINHPPNMTTAVEAPIPPQVENVAPHAKPQELSFPLPKALHTTAHIHLTFLDTCTTVFLATSTPGDSAGSVKPMGSFVYAMPDLGWRRESISIFTGAHAEHWNTMSLPMFIHPQDSFFHRTNPRDTISTTLYNLPGSVEYTTRIAKVLARRMMVPVYVGCSIDPTALGLLVEEEMEGLTKIVEVIMQRWEGSRK; this is encoded by the exons ATGGCAGTCAAAGCTCAAAAGAGTGAAGAGTGGGCCCGCTCTGTTTGGCGGGGAACCAAGAGCGGCACCTCAAACATCTCACTCATCAATCCATCTAAAACCGACATTAACAACCACATCAAAAGAGAGTATTTCGGAAGCAAAAGACGTAGTTTATTTCACTCAGCAAACCGGAAAGAGATACCTAACAGAATAAACCATCCTCCAAACATGACGACAGCAGTGGAAGCACCTATACCGCCTCAAGTCGAAAACGTGGCGCCGCATGCCAAACCTCAAGAGCTATCATTTCCCCTTCCAAAGGCATTGCATACGACCGCACACATCCATCTCACCTTCTTGGACACATGCACAACGGTGTTCCTGGCTACGTCGACACCGGGTGACTCGGCGGGGTCCGTGAAGCCGATGGGGAGCTTCGTTTACGCTATGCCGGAC TTGGGTTGGCGGCGTGAGAGTATATCCATATTCACAGGAGCCCATGCGGAACATTGGAATACCATGAGTCTTCCAATGTTTATTCATCCCCAGGACTCCTTCTTCCAT CGCACGAACCCTCGCGACACCATATCCACAACGCTATACAATCTCCCTGGAAGTGTGGAATACACGACTCGGATCGCTAAGGTCCTGGCTCGTCGCATGATGGTCCCAGTCTACGTGGGCTGCAGCATTGATCCGACAGCGCTCGGGCTATTggtcgaggaagagatggaaggaTTGACGAAGATAGTGGAGGTAATTATGCAACGGTGGGAAGGATCCAGGAAATGA
- a CDS encoding uncharacterized protein (putative trehalase) codes for MLAEPPFSILDNFNRVDDAIDVNAEIADAILATGLSSFGLPANPDPEDPRQNWHNTATSSDVNKAHSTIRQFYRDWSSEGKAEREVCVEPVVHELRDEFGERLASREEIKVLIPGAGLGRLVFEVCQAGFAAEGNEISYHQLLASSWVLNHTSGPQHHALYPFALHFSNLLSREQQLQRVMIPDTHPGVAMIEAQANQTPFGSMGMSAADFVVLYSSPSNKEAYDAVTTVFFVDTAPNLIRYVETIRHCLKPNGVWVNVGPLLWHFEDGSNRSQREGDHDEHQGIGEPGNVELTEEEVFCLVERMGFNIEKRQAVEDRPMCGYIQDPQSMLQPLYKPSKWVARKKNP; via the coding sequence ATGCTTGCGGAGCCACCATTCTCAATTTTGGACAACTTTAATCGGGTagatgatgccattgacGTGAATGCCGAAATCGCAGACGCTATCCTCGCAACGGGACTTTCCTCGTTTGGGCTACCGGCGAACCCCGACCCAGAAGACCCGCGTCAGAACTGGCATAACACGGCGACCTCTTCAGATGTTAACAAAGCCCACTCAACTATCAGGCAATTCTATCGCGACTGGAGCTCCGAGGGCAAAGCGGAGAGAGAAGTCTGCGTGGAACCAGTGGTGCACGAACTGCGAGATGAGTTCGGCGAGAGACTTGCCTCCCGAGAGGAGATTAAGGTGCTAATCCCTGGGGCTGGCTTGGGGAGATTGGTCTTTGAAGTCTGCCAGGCTGGGTTTGCTGCAGAGGGCAACGAAATCTCATACCACCAGTTGTTGGCCAGCAGCTGGGTTTTGAACCATACGTCTGGCCCCCAGCATCATGCGCTGTATCCGTTTGCACTCCACTTTTCAAATCTCCTATCCAGAGAGCAACAGCTGCAGAGGGTGATGATCCCAGATACCCATCCAGGGGTAGCCATGATTGAGGCGCAGGCGAACCAGACACCCTTTGGATCGATGGGGATGTCCGCAGCCGACTTTGTGGTGCTCTACAGCAGCCCATCCAACAAAGAGGCATACGATGCGGTAACTACAGTCTTCTTCGTTGACACAGCCCCCAATCTCATTCGGTACGTCGAGACGATCCGACACTGCCTGAAGCCCAACGGGGTGTGGGTTAATGTCGGTCCGTTGTTATGGCATTTCGAGGACGGCAGCAACCGTAGCCAGCGGGAAGGAGACCACGATGAGCACCAGGGGATTGGGGAACCTGGCAATGTGGAGCTCACGGAGGAAGAAGTCTTCTGCCTTGTGGAGCGGATGGGCTTCAACATTGAGAAGCGGCAGGCAGTGGAGGATCGGCCGATGTGTGGCTATATTCAGGATCCTCAGAGTATGCTCCAGCCACTCTACAAGCCATCCAAGTGGGTGGCACGGAAGAAGAATCCATAA